The sequence TTCACATGATCCCAATAAGGTCCGCATGGTGTGATACCTTTGCTAAATCTCTCAAACACCTCCTCAATTGTAAGTTGACCATAATATTTTTCTACCAACTTATTAACAAAGTGAAACAATGAAATTAAGACATCTTTAGGGTTTCTACACATATAAACTATGCGACAACCATAATCAATAGTGGACCGAGGCAATAAAGGGTAAGGAATATGAGTGGCAAAGAGACGCGGAGAGCTCAAATCGACATAAGTAGGCCTTGTTCTTAATACTTCATTTTCAATATGAGGCAAGCAATCATGTGGATTAGAGATGAGTAAGGGATGAGCTAAAAGAGAGTTGTTTTTGTACTTGGTTCGATTCACAATAGCGAATGTAAGGGCCTTGAGCCATGTTGTGCCTGATTTTGGAAGTGTGGCCAAGTAAATATCGTTTGGATTAGCTTGGAAAGTTTCTTGTGCGGCCAATAGTGTTGGAAGTGATACTAAGCCTTTTGAACGATACCAAAAGCCTTGGTAAAGGTATACATCTTCATTCGCATATAGCTTCTCCTTCGAAAAAGTTGTGTATCTATCTTTATATTTATCTTGAAGTAGAGTTAAATTGGCCTTTTCGACTTTAGGATCATCTAAAGAAGGTTCAGTATGGAAGGGAGTTGGGATTGACATTAGAATGATCAAATGTATCAAAAGAATTAATATTAGTTTGTCTTGTTTACTTTTTCATATATCTCACTCGATATATAGAGGATAGTTTAGAAGTTGGTAGGGTTTACAATGAGTTATAAGGCATGACACACTTTCTTACCATCAAATGAACAAagcttaattattttaattaaacttataccgttattattattgttattattattatatattactctctccgtcccaaaaaaaaaaaaactgtctcatttgatttttcaaaattttcctCAGTTTTCACTTTCAATTATTTTGTTTCTATTATAAAATACTTCATAAACTGTATATCAATAGAAAATACATTTAATACTCATTTTATTCATGTAATTTTTATTAGATATTATATCATACAAATAAAATTATTTAAGGTTAAAGTTGATGAAGATTGATCTCAAAAGTCAAACTGAGACAATTATTTGAAGGCGgaggaagtatatatatatatatatatatatatatatatatatatatatatatatatatatatatatatatatatatatatatatatatatatatatatatatactttagaaACTAAAAGTTAGTTGGATGTATAGTATAAGAGCTCCAGGAGTCGAAGCTTTTTTTCGGCGTTAAACATATTTAACGGTGGGGACGGTGGGAATTCTCACTCCGGCCCGACGTTAATTCGTCGTTAAACTCCGGCGTCGGGTTTCACGTTAGCCAGGCGACGGTGAGTATAGCCTCaatgttaaatttttttttcttttcattcttcttcttctttattttttcttttcttattttctttttcattttctttctttattttctgttttttgtttttagttttttgtttttgtttggtTGCAGAcaaagagaggaagaagaagaagatgaaatgtGCCAAGATAACATACACAGTATTAGGTTTACATAGTAGGTTTTAAATAAAAGAACTGGGACAAATATGGGCTACGTATGGTCCAAATTATTTGGCTAAATGATACGGAGTACTTTTATtc comes from Rutidosis leptorrhynchoides isolate AG116_Rl617_1_P2 chromosome 4, CSIRO_AGI_Rlap_v1, whole genome shotgun sequence and encodes:
- the LOC139841095 gene encoding cytosolic sulfotransferase 13-like, which translates into the protein MSIPTPFHTEPSLDDPKVEKANLTLLQDKYKDRYTTFSKEKLYANEDVYLYQGFWYRSKGLVSLPTLLAAQETFQANPNDIYLATLPKSGTTWLKALTFAIVNRTKYKNNSLLAHPLLISNPHDCLPHIENEVLRTRPTYVDLSSPRLFATHIPYPLLPRSTIDYGCRIVYMCRNPKDVLISLFHFVNKLVEKYYGQLTIEEVFERFSKGITPCGPYWDHVKSYYEASLEHPTRILFLTYENMMNNTENNVKHLAEFLGYPFTKDEQDNGVVQEIVKLCSFENLSEVNKHGNVRDGPEKNTFFRKGKVGDSSNYLTSEMSAILDQITKEKFHGLNISF